One genomic segment of Methanothermococcus okinawensis IH1 includes these proteins:
- a CDS encoding formylmethanofuran dehydrogenase subunit B, with translation MKKVYKNIVCPVCGGSCDDIEVEIDSEKEEIVVKNACKMGAAKFKEIYSPHRIRNPMIKKDGKFENVSWNKALDKASEILANAKRPLFFMGSETSTEAMRVGLQMAEYLRGVADSNSTIUHGPTVMGIQESGHPGATAGEIKNRADLVVYWGTNPMDSMPRHMSRYAVYTRGFFRERGKNDRFVITIDPRRTATAKASDWYIPIKPNSDYEAFAALLTILRGKEPHPSIEEITGISIEALKELAHKMSTCQFGALYGGLGLASSKGKHRNIEMIMKLIAELNKYTKFTIGAIRGHCNVSGFNQIASWMYGYPFGIDFLRGYPRYNPGETTTVDLLLNKEVDALFVVGADLGAHLPKECVEYMKDIPVVCIDIAPCPTTALADVVLPGVIDAMECGGTFYRFDNVPINYKPFTKSPFSFTESNYDTLKQLFEKIKEKVNNNPERTASDVRIEV, from the coding sequence ATGAAAAAAGTATATAAAAATATTGTATGTCCAGTCTGTGGAGGCTCCTGTGATGATATTGAAGTGGAAATCGACTCCGAAAAAGAAGAGATAGTAGTTAAAAATGCCTGTAAGATGGGTGCAGCAAAATTTAAAGAGATATATAGCCCCCACAGAATCAGAAATCCTATGATAAAAAAAGATGGAAAATTTGAAAATGTAAGCTGGAATAAAGCTTTGGATAAGGCATCTGAAATACTTGCAAATGCAAAAAGACCCCTATTTTTTATGGGAAGTGAAACATCAACAGAGGCTATGAGAGTTGGATTGCAGATGGCAGAATATCTAAGGGGCGTTGCTGATTCCAATTCTACCATATGACACGGACCTACGGTAATGGGTATTCAAGAATCAGGACATCCAGGAGCTACCGCTGGAGAGATAAAAAATAGAGCAGACTTAGTAGTGTATTGGGGAACTAATCCAATGGACTCAATGCCAAGACACATGTCAAGATATGCAGTATATACAAGAGGATTTTTTAGAGAAAGAGGTAAAAATGATAGATTTGTAATTACAATAGACCCAAGAAGAACAGCCACGGCAAAGGCATCTGATTGGTATATTCCTATAAAACCTAACTCCGATTATGAGGCATTTGCAGCATTACTAACAATATTAAGAGGAAAAGAACCACATCCATCCATAGAGGAAATTACTGGAATATCTATTGAGGCATTAAAAGAATTGGCACATAAAATGAGCACCTGTCAGTTTGGAGCTCTGTATGGTGGATTGGGATTGGCTTCATCAAAGGGAAAACATAGAAATATTGAAATGATTATGAAATTAATAGCCGAGCTCAATAAATATACAAAATTCACCATAGGGGCAATTAGGGGACATTGCAATGTATCAGGATTTAACCAGATTGCTTCTTGGATGTATGGATATCCATTTGGAATAGATTTTCTTAGAGGATATCCAAGATATAATCCAGGGGAAACTACAACAGTTGATTTATTACTAAACAAAGAAGTGGATGCTTTATTTGTAGTAGGTGCTGATTTAGGAGCTCACCTACCAAAAGAGTGTGTGGAGTATATGAAAGATATTCCTGTGGTATGTATCGATATAGCACCATGCCCAACAACAGCATTAGCCGATGTGGTATTGCCCGGTGTAATTGATGCTATGGAATGCGGTGGGACATTTTATAGATTTGATAATGTGCCTATTAACTATAAACCATTTACAAAATCACCATTTTCATTCACGGAAAGTAATTATGATACATTAAAACAGTTATTTGAAAAAATAAAAGAGAAAGTAAATAATAATCCAGAAAGGACAGCAAGTGATGTGAGAATAGAGGTTTAA